In Myxocyprinus asiaticus isolate MX2 ecotype Aquarium Trade chromosome 8, UBuf_Myxa_2, whole genome shotgun sequence, a single genomic region encodes these proteins:
- the LOC127444756 gene encoding LIM domain only protein 7-like, whose amino-acid sequence MLSSTVEKETVTMLKSPATSSVEGEVLDPATCTAFEGVTKKHFGSKTFRVALEDGVLLCNLISTLKPGIIKCVNKHSTPIAGLDNVNVFLKACEKLGLNEAQLCHPGDLQDVSNGVTVRRKETSRRQKNVLITIYWLVRKAQADPFYTGPLLNLKAFVGLLGIALSKALEEYCKSSVRDSGYAEGWFSDREDLFSLKQLSYRREDSVESLDSLESRTLSLASDSTLRAGSKGCCSDTEHCFRMAESSKSDFTSRESVHIPSALRKRAEHQEGRGCTGPLISESGKGLCHDLPPASAFLQWASSYQSDSDSDLDRPEPDLVQDDLASRRFRSVNCVAPMNFAIPSKPRGLKVTPMGTPSAGKSWLTLSDASRLAAMPPQRSNQSVLSSLPSGNGQTDLETDTLEEEFLHRALNDGMSDSDEDHGYADPVLDDLYARRVLLAEHQTSINADSDKFLPKYWTPEEDLQVKKIRLGSQRRPWYRKLQGFSKKTSGSSEDDSDFDISPWLVAPARTFSPAPSSPHKF is encoded by the exons ATGCTCAG cagcacagtggaaaaagaaactgtaaccatGCTAAAGAGCCCAG CAACAAGTTCGGTGGAAGGAGAGGTGTTGGATCCTGCAACTTGCACTGCATTCGAG GGAGTGACCAAAAAGCACTTTGGAAGCAAAACCTTTCGGGTGGCCTTAGAGGATGGGGTCCTTCTGTGCAA TCTGATCAGCACGCTTAAACCAGGAATCATCAAGTGCGTGAACAAGCACTCCACTCCCATCGCAGGCTTG GATAACGTAAATGTGTTTCTCAAGGCTTGTGAGAAACTAGGTCTCAATGAAGCTCAGCTCTGTCATCCTGGAGACCTGCAGGATGTGTCCAACGGAGTGACTGTCAG GCGTAAAGAGACCAGCAGGAGacagaaaaat GTTTTAATCACCATATATTGGTTGGTTAGGAAGGCCCAGGCTGACCCTTTTTACACTGGACCACTGCTAAACCTGAAAGCCTTTGTAGGTTTGCTGGGCATAGCATTATCCAAG GCTCTAGAGGAGTACTGTAAGTCAAGTGTGAGGGACAGTGGCTACGCAGAGGGCTGGTTCTCTGACAGGGAGGATCTGTTCAGTCTGAAGCAGCTGAGCTACAGGAGAGAAGACTCCGTTGAGAGCCTGGATTCATTGGAGTCTCGCACACTCAGTTTGGCATCAGACAGCACCCTCAGAGCTGGCAGTAAAG GTTGCTGTAGTGACACAGAACATTGCTTTAGGATGGCAGAAAGCAGTAAGAGTGACTTTACAAGCAGAGAGAGTGTGCACATCCCGTCTGCTCTGAGGAAGAGGGCTGAACACCAGGAGGGCAGGGGTTGCACAGGCCCCCTCATTAG tgaaagtggGAAGGGCTTATGCCATGACCTCCCTCCTGCCTCTGCCTTCCTCCAATGGGCGAGCAGTTACCAGAGTGACAGTGACTCTGACTTGGACCGCCCTGAACCAGACCTTGTGCAGGACGACCTAGCCAGTCGCAGATTTCGCTCTGTAAACTGTGTGGCACCTATGAATTTTGCAATCCCTTCAAAACCAAGGGGTCTCAAAGTGACCCCTATGGGGACCCCAAGTGCTGGGAAGTCATGGCTTACCTTGTCAGATGCCTCACGGCTGGCTGCAATGCCACCGCAGAGATCAAACCAGAG TGTGTTGTCCTCCCTACCCTCTGGAAATGGACAGACTGATTTGGAAACAGACACTTTAGAGGAAGAGTTTCTTCATAGAGCACTGAATGATGGCATGAGTGACTCTGATGAGGACCACGGATATGCTGATCCTGTGCTGGACGACCTTTACGCTCGGCGGGTGCTTCTAGCTGAACATCAGACCTCCATCAATGCCGATTCTGACAAGTTTCTACCCAAATACTGGACACCGGAGGAAGATCTACAAGTTAAAAAGATCAGGCTAGGGTCCCAGCGCAGGCCATGGTACAGGAAGCTGCAAGGCTTCAG CAAAAAGACATCTGGTTCGTCTGAGGATGACTCTGATTTTGACATCAGTCCTTGGCTAGTTGCACCTGCTCGAACCTTCTCACCTGCTCCAAGTTCCCCACACAAATTTTGA